Genomic window (Candidatus Melainabacteria bacterium):
TTCTTCTACAGCCTTGCGAGCTGCTTTGACAGCTTTGTCGACATCAGCTTTCGAACCTTCAGCAACCTTTCCGATTACCTGATCGTTAGCTGGGTTCTTGGTTTCAAATGTTTTTCCTGATTCCGCGTTGACCCACTTTCCATCGATGAGCAACTGCTTGTCTTTGGTGAGGAAATCCTTGCAAAGTAATTCTTTTTCTTGGACGACGGCCACGTTTAGACCCTCCAGAGAGTGTTGATGAGCATCTCGTGAAAGCCGAGCTTCACGTTTGATTAGATAATGATCCTCTATAAAGCAACGCTTTGTAAATCTCTTAAGCTTGCTCTAACTATGTTGGGATTGTGGATGAGTTCAGGATACTAACTATCGCAAGCCCGATCCCTGGTTGATGATGCCAGTCGTGTTGTTCGAGGCAGTGCCCTGGTTGTTGAAGCCCGGATTGTTGGAAGCTGGGTTCGTCGAAGTGTTGGGCGTCGAAGCCGAGAGCGGTGTAAGGTTCAGGCTTGTATTGCTCAATCCCGTCAGATTAATAGAGCTGATGCTCTTTCCCTGCGCATTGAGACCGTTAGTGCCGCTGTAGCTCTGGATATTCGTATTGGGCGTGTTGTTGATCTGATTGGCGAACGCGCCGGTGCCACCACGTACGGTTGGATATAGGAGCGGGCTGCCGGGGTTTGGATAGGTCGGATTGTTGAAGCTCTGCGGATTTCGGAAGGTGTAGGAACTGAATCCTCTTGTCGCTCCAAAGTTCGAGGAGACTCCGGAATTGTTGGTTGCCGTCTGCGCAAACGCTGCAATGCCAACAGTTCCAACAAAACTTCCCAGCACAAGTGTGCCGACCAAACGGGCAGTGCGATTCATAGGAGCCTCCATCAGACGTCTAAGCGAATTTAGGCTGCAAGCCACCAGGAGATGCATCAGGCGGTTCCTGCTTCTTGTCTGCCGGGATCTTTTCCTTCTCTGCGTCCAACACTACCTTGCCACCGTCGAGAGTGTACTCGAATGGAGGCGGCACGTTGGTGTTGTCGTCGCCTGAGCTCGTCGTGATGACGTTTCCAGTGCTGCGATTAACTTCTTCGATGATGGCATCTACCTGTGCTTTGTCGAGCGTTTCTTTCTCGAGCAGCACCTTCACGATAGCGTCCATGTGTGGACGGTGCTGCGTGAGCAAATCTTTGACGCGCGTGTAATTTTCGCTTACCAGCCTCGTTACTTCTTCATCGATGATGGTGGCGACATTTTCACCGTAGTCACGCTCGTGACCGAACTCACGTCCGAGGAAAACATGATCGTGTCTCTTACCGAAAGTCATCGGACCGAGACGGTCGCTCATGCCAAACTCAGTCACCATGCGGCGTGCGAGCTTAGTGCTCTTCTCGAGGTCATCTTGTGCACCAGTTGTGATCTCACCGTACACGATCTCTTCTGCCACTCGTCCGCCAAGACTGACGCCTATCTGGTCGATCAGCTGAGAGCGCGTCTGAGTGAGAATGTCTTCCTCTGGGAAGAACATCGTCAGACCGAGAGCGAATCCGCGGGGAATGATACTGACTTTGTGCAACGGATGTGCGTTCTTCAACAAGATGCACATGAGAGCATGACCGACTTCATGATAAGCGGTCATCTCTTTCTCTTTGCCGGAGATGATGCGAGTTTTCTTCTCAGGACCAGCGATTACTTTGTCGATGGCCAGTTCGAGATCAAGCATCTCAATCTCACGCTTGTCCTGACGAGCAGCGATCAAAGCAGCCTCGTTGATCAAGTTGGAAAGGTCAGCACCAGTGAATCCTGGCGTTCTGCGTGCAAGCGTCTTCAAATCGACATCTTTGGAAAGCGGTTTGCCACGCGAATGCACGTTGAGTATCTGTTCGCGACCGAGCACATCAGGTCTGTCGATAACGACCTGACGGTCGAACCGACCTGGACGCAATAGCGCTGAGTCGAGAATGTCAGGGCGGTTTGTAGCAGCAATGACGATAATTCCAGTCGTGCCTTCAAAGCCATCCATTTCCACAAGCAACTGGTTCAGAGTCTGTTCGCGTTCATCATGACCGCCACCGAGACCGGCACCACGCTGACGACCGACAGCATCGATCTCATCTACGAAAACGATACAAGGGGCGTGCTTCTTAGCCTGGTCAAACAAGTCGCGAACGCGCGATGCGCCAACACC
Coding sequences:
- the hflB gene encoding ATP-dependent zinc metalloprotease FtsH, which translates into the protein MRKYGTTWAVFFLLLVLVVFVFSLTSISKHDEPLTYSQLQNIIREGKADAIQRVTITNGEASILVKMAGSERDKQVTVPTESKEDLIKEFNKAGIMLDIKEPDKSSFWFSMISSFFLPILLLVGFLFMFRSAQSGGNQAMSFGRSRAKLMVDNKVKVTFADVAGIDEAKQELQEIVDFLKSPEKFQALGARIPRGVLLVGSPGTGKTLLAKAVAGEAGVPFFSISGSDFVEMFVGVGASRVRDLFDQAKKHAPCIVFVDEIDAVGRQRGAGLGGGHDEREQTLNQLLVEMDGFEGTTGIIVIAATNRPDILDSALLRPGRFDRQVVIDRPDVLGREQILNVHSRGKPLSKDVDLKTLARRTPGFTGADLSNLINEAALIAARQDKREIEMLDLELAIDKVIAGPEKKTRIISGKEKEMTAYHEVGHALMCILLKNAHPLHKVSIIPRGFALGLTMFFPEEDILTQTRSQLIDQIGVSLGGRVAEEIVYGEITTGAQDDLEKSTKLARRMVTEFGMSDRLGPMTFGKRHDHVFLGREFGHERDYGENVATIIDEEVTRLVSENYTRVKDLLTQHRPHMDAIVKVLLEKETLDKAQVDAIIEEVNRSTGNVITTSSGDDNTNVPPPFEYTLDGGKVVLDAEKEKIPADKKQEPPDASPGGLQPKFA